A stretch of Acidimicrobiales bacterium DNA encodes these proteins:
- a CDS encoding D-alanine--D-alanine ligase family protein — translation MAPAPPPRPRLVVLFGGRSAEHEVSCVSARHVLAAIDPARYDVEPIGITRSGDWVLAEGAMKALAEGAGSLPASLTADGPTVEALPILGGAGGGASGTTAGGPQQTVVLPILHGPMGEDGTVQGLLELADVPYVGAGVLASALCMDKVAAKTHLRAHDLPQADYRWLTVDDEDHGGVRRPDGTGSTIEAEVDDAIGVLGLPLFVKPANMGSSIGVSRATDRASAIAAVELAASYDRTVVIEEAIEGREIELAVLGNESPEASVAGEIVPGADFYDYDDKYEDGAELLIPAPLEPAELATAQRLAIAAYRALHVEGLARVDFFYEPDGRGWLINELNTMPGFTPISQYPKLWAASGLDYRALIDRLVQLAIERHERNRGHQRTDH, via the coding sequence ATGGCTCCCGCTCCGCCACCCCGACCTCGGCTCGTCGTGCTGTTCGGCGGTCGGTCGGCCGAACACGAGGTCTCGTGCGTGTCGGCCCGCCATGTGCTCGCGGCGATCGACCCGGCCCGCTACGACGTGGAGCCGATCGGGATCACCCGCAGCGGCGACTGGGTGCTCGCCGAAGGCGCGATGAAGGCGCTGGCGGAAGGGGCCGGGAGTCTCCCGGCGAGCCTCACCGCCGACGGCCCGACGGTCGAGGCCCTGCCGATCCTCGGCGGAGCGGGCGGCGGCGCAAGCGGCACGACGGCCGGGGGCCCGCAGCAGACGGTCGTCCTCCCGATCCTGCACGGACCGATGGGCGAAGACGGCACGGTGCAGGGCCTGCTCGAGTTGGCCGATGTGCCCTATGTCGGGGCCGGGGTGCTGGCATCGGCGTTGTGCATGGACAAAGTCGCCGCCAAGACCCATCTCCGCGCCCACGACCTGCCCCAGGCGGACTATCGCTGGCTCACGGTCGACGACGAGGACCACGGGGGCGTGCGGCGACCCGACGGCACCGGATCCACGATCGAGGCTGAGGTGGACGACGCGATCGGGGTCCTCGGCCTCCCGCTGTTCGTCAAGCCGGCGAACATGGGGAGTTCGATCGGCGTCTCCCGAGCGACGGACCGGGCGTCGGCGATCGCCGCGGTCGAGCTGGCGGCGAGCTACGACCGCACGGTCGTGATCGAGGAGGCGATCGAGGGTCGGGAGATCGAGTTGGCCGTGCTCGGCAACGAGTCGCCCGAGGCGAGCGTGGCCGGCGAGATCGTGCCGGGCGCCGACTTCTACGACTACGACGACAAGTACGAGGACGGCGCCGAGCTCCTCATCCCGGCCCCGCTGGAGCCGGCCGAACTCGCCACAGCGCAGCGGTTGGCGATCGCCGCGTACCGAGCGCTCCATGTCGAGGGTCTGGCCCGCGTCGACTTCTTCTACGAGCCGGACGGCCGGGGCTGGCTCATCAACGAGCTCAACACGATGCCGGGGTTCACCCCGATCTCGCAGTACCCGAAACTGTGGGCCGCGTCAGGGCTGGACTATCGGGCGCTGATCGACCGGCTCGTGCAGCTCGCGATCGAGCGCCACGAGCGCAACCGCGGCCACCAGCGCACGGATCACTGA
- a CDS encoding DegT/DnrJ/EryC1/StrS family aminotransferase gives MDEEIPLASSTFSEEAIRAAADVLRSGWSGPGSEVGAFERELAARVGASFAVATGSATDALQIAVTLADLPVGAEVITTPNTFVSTNHVLLWAGLVPVFADIETHTGNIDVDSIAAQITEATRAIMVVHYAGYPCDLDGVYELARRHELVVIEDGAHALGASYRGRPIGSHGGLCAFSFQSTKNLSTVDGGALMIGDGELAARARRLRWMGIDADTYERHTETGYHWEYDVAEVGFRSTMSDLNAAIGRAGLSTLDAGNARRAEIADRYRAGLATLDGVEPMRHDKDRISAHYLFAVTFEEGRDRVLAHLRDHGVGAGVHYKANDRYPVYKPAYLPAAHWFADHVLSLPMHIDLRDDQVDRVIELVTEVLT, from the coding sequence ATGGATGAGGAGATCCCACTCGCGTCCTCGACCTTCTCCGAGGAGGCCATCCGGGCGGCGGCCGACGTGTTGCGCTCCGGCTGGTCGGGACCGGGGAGCGAGGTTGGCGCGTTCGAGCGGGAGCTCGCGGCCCGGGTCGGCGCGTCCTTCGCGGTGGCGACCGGATCGGCCACCGATGCGCTGCAGATCGCGGTGACGCTGGCGGACCTTCCAGTCGGCGCAGAGGTGATCACCACCCCGAACACGTTCGTGTCGACCAACCATGTCCTCCTGTGGGCCGGGCTCGTCCCGGTCTTCGCCGACATCGAGACCCACACCGGCAACATCGACGTGGACTCGATCGCGGCGCAGATCACCGAGGCCACCCGGGCGATCATGGTCGTGCATTACGCGGGCTACCCGTGTGACCTCGACGGCGTGTACGAGCTGGCTCGACGCCACGAACTCGTCGTGATCGAGGACGGTGCCCATGCGCTCGGCGCGAGCTACCGGGGCCGGCCGATCGGCTCGCACGGCGGGCTGTGCGCGTTCTCGTTCCAGTCGACGAAGAACCTGTCCACGGTCGACGGCGGTGCACTGATGATCGGCGATGGCGAGCTCGCGGCGCGCGCCCGCCGGCTGCGCTGGATGGGGATCGACGCCGACACCTACGAGCGCCACACCGAGACCGGCTACCACTGGGAGTACGACGTCGCAGAGGTCGGCTTCCGGTCGACGATGAGTGATCTGAACGCCGCGATCGGCCGGGCGGGATTGTCCACGCTCGACGCCGGGAACGCCCGCCGCGCCGAGATCGCGGACCGCTACCGGGCCGGTCTCGCGACCCTCGACGGTGTCGAGCCGATGCGCCACGACAAGGACCGGATCTCCGCGCACTACCTCTTCGCGGTCACGTTCGAGGAGGGCCGGGACCGAGTGCTCGCCCATCTCCGGGACCATGGTGTGGGGGCCGGCGTGCACTACAAGGCGAACGACCGCTATCCGGTCTACAAGCCGGCGTATCTCCCCGCGGCCCACTGGTTCGCCGACCACGTGCTCTCGTTGCCGATGCACATCGACCTGCGCGACGACCAGGTCGACCGGGTCATCGAGCTGGTCACCGAGGTCCTGACCTGA
- a CDS encoding DUF222 domain-containing protein — protein MFTATITAMREDRLDGLPRAELVDRVEQLRRFRGAVADYEARLVRAIDGLDDNGLDGRGVLRSHGRVSGRAAHRAARTAHGLADMPRAEAALAAGRITVEHAHSLTKAGREINPESADAELVEIAETSPADLFAKRTTEWITKRKKSDPKPDHDAQRRARTLKRWDDKATGLRMFLLGVDQTTGALLDADINRLEQTLWNDDGGRNADPNTARTLDQRLADATVQLITGARRTADRPPHPKSNVTIMIDLADMTTDDGAPLATLVQDGQPLPASVLDRLLCVSTITPMLFNGPSNPIWVGRDYRHATLTQWRALIARDRGCIGCGANPDRCQAHHIRYWEHFGPTDIDNLVLVCSRCHHNIHDRGHTLHRTNGRWTIRPPGAPPGAKQPHFPTPDFPTTPEPAHITPHAA, from the coding sequence ATGTTCACGGCGACGATCACGGCGATGCGAGAGGACCGGCTCGACGGTCTCCCGCGCGCCGAGCTCGTCGACCGGGTCGAGCAGCTGCGGCGGTTCCGCGGCGCGGTCGCCGACTACGAGGCGCGGCTGGTGCGGGCAATCGACGGTCTCGACGACAACGGGCTCGACGGGCGCGGTGTGCTGCGCTCCCACGGACGCGTGTCGGGTCGTGCTGCGCATCGCGCCGCACGGACTGCGCACGGGCTGGCCGACATGCCGCGTGCGGAGGCCGCTCTTGCTGCCGGGCGGATCACGGTCGAGCACGCCCACTCGCTCACCAAAGCCGGCCGCGAGATCAACCCCGAATCGGCTGACGCCGAGCTCGTAGAGATCGCCGAGACGTCGCCGGCGGACCTGTTCGCCAAGCGCACCACCGAATGGATCACCAAGCGCAAGAAGTCCGACCCGAAGCCTGATCACGACGCCCAACGACGAGCCCGCACCCTGAAGCGCTGGGACGACAAGGCCACGGGGCTACGCATGTTCCTCCTCGGCGTCGACCAAACCACCGGGGCACTCCTCGACGCCGACATCAACCGACTCGAACAAACCCTGTGGAACGACGACGGCGGCCGCAACGCCGACCCCAACACGGCTCGCACCCTCGACCAACGGCTCGCCGACGCCACCGTGCAACTCATCACCGGCGCCCGACGAACCGCCGACCGGCCACCGCATCCCAAGTCCAACGTCACCATCATGATCGACCTCGCCGACATGACCACCGACGACGGCGCTCCCCTCGCCACCCTCGTGCAGGACGGCCAGCCCCTCCCGGCCTCCGTGCTCGACCGACTGCTGTGTGTCTCGACCATCACGCCGATGCTGTTCAACGGGCCATCCAACCCCATCTGGGTCGGCCGCGACTACCGCCACGCCACCCTCACCCAATGGCGCGCATTGATCGCCCGCGACCGCGGCTGCATCGGCTGCGGCGCCAACCCAGACCGCTGTCAGGCCCACCACATCCGGTACTGGGAACACTTCGGACCAACCGACATCGACAACCTCGTGCTGGTGTGCTCGCGCTGTCACCACAACATCCACGACCGCGGCCACACCCTCCACCGGACAAACGGCCGCTGGACCATCCGACCACCCGGCGCACCACCCGGCGCCAAACAACCGCACTTCCCCACCCCCGACTTCCCCACGACACCAGAACCCGCCCACATCACGCCCCACGCGGCCTGA
- a CDS encoding lactate racemase domain-containing protein, whose amino-acid sequence MPDPRTQAPRPGFVLDVDSSTPPILFHHGEQFRLERLPADRSRVIYPAEPLPGLDDPDESIRQALLNPIDDDPLPTLLTPGMKLTIAFDDLSLPLPSMRKPDIRQRIIEQVLDMAAAAGVDDVHLIAALALHRRMTEAELRHALGDRIYDAFAPQDALYNHDAEDPDGMVELGLTRHDEQVTMNRRAAESDLLIYVNLNIVSMDGGWKSTATGLSGYSGIRHHHNVKTMQESKSFMDRHASELHHSNWRQGEVIKTHGPRIFQIETTINNNTFGYDGPLHVLQKREWEWSTKDRATFIAMQKGLDAMPSSARRKIFQSWKAPYELTSVQAGDVEAVHEKTLQHCFDQHIVPVEGQTDVLTFGLPYICPYNVNSVMNPILVMCLGLGYFFNMYRGKPLVREGGVLIMSHPAPWEFHPVHHPSYIDFFEEVLADTTDPLEIEAKYEKQFAEDEWYIHLYRNSYAYHGVHPFYMWYWGAHALQYLGRVIIVGGDPKSVRRLGFTPASTMQDALELASDVVGPRPSITHLHNPPILMADVT is encoded by the coding sequence GTGCCTGATCCTCGAACGCAGGCACCGCGCCCGGGCTTCGTGCTCGACGTCGACTCCTCGACGCCGCCGATCCTGTTCCACCACGGCGAGCAGTTCCGCCTCGAACGGCTGCCCGCCGATCGCAGCCGCGTCATCTACCCGGCCGAGCCGCTGCCGGGCCTCGACGACCCCGACGAGTCGATCCGCCAGGCGCTGCTCAACCCGATCGACGACGATCCGCTCCCCACGCTGCTCACGCCGGGCATGAAGCTGACCATCGCCTTCGACGACCTGTCGCTGCCGCTGCCGTCGATGCGCAAGCCCGACATCCGCCAGCGCATCATCGAGCAGGTGCTCGACATGGCCGCAGCGGCCGGCGTGGACGACGTCCACCTCATCGCCGCGCTGGCGCTGCACCGCCGGATGACCGAGGCGGAGCTGCGCCACGCCCTCGGCGATCGGATCTACGACGCCTTCGCGCCCCAGGACGCGCTCTACAACCACGACGCCGAGGACCCCGACGGCATGGTCGAGCTCGGGCTGACCCGCCACGACGAGCAGGTCACGATGAACCGGCGGGCGGCCGAGTCCGACCTGCTCATCTACGTCAACCTCAACATCGTCTCGATGGACGGCGGCTGGAAGTCCACCGCCACCGGCCTCTCCGGCTACTCGGGCATCCGTCATCACCACAACGTGAAGACGATGCAGGAGTCGAAGAGCTTCATGGATCGCCACGCGTCGGAGCTGCACCACTCGAACTGGCGCCAGGGCGAGGTCATCAAGACCCACGGTCCTCGCATCTTCCAGATCGAGACCACGATCAACAACAACACGTTCGGCTACGACGGCCCCCTCCACGTGCTCCAGAAGCGCGAATGGGAATGGTCGACGAAGGACCGGGCGACCTTCATCGCCATGCAGAAGGGGCTCGACGCCATGCCGTCGTCGGCCCGCCGCAAGATCTTCCAGAGCTGGAAGGCGCCCTACGAGCTCACCTCCGTGCAGGCCGGCGACGTCGAAGCGGTCCATGAGAAGACGCTGCAGCACTGCTTCGACCAGCACATCGTGCCGGTCGAGGGGCAGACCGACGTGCTCACCTTCGGGCTCCCCTACATCTGCCCGTACAACGTGAACTCGGTGATGAACCCGATCCTCGTGATGTGTCTCGGGCTCGGCTACTTCTTCAACATGTACCGGGGCAAGCCGCTCGTGCGCGAGGGCGGCGTGCTGATCATGAGCCACCCGGCCCCGTGGGAGTTCCACCCGGTCCATCACCCGAGCTACATCGACTTCTTCGAGGAGGTGCTGGCCGACACCACCGACCCGCTCGAGATCGAGGCCAAGTACGAAAAGCAGTTCGCCGAGGACGAGTGGTACATCCACCTGTACCGCAACAGCTACGCGTACCACGGCGTCCACCCGTTCTACATGTGGTACTGGGGCGCCCACGCGCTGCAGTACCTGGGCCGCGTGATCATCGTCGGCGGCGACCCGAAGTCCGTGCGCCGACTCGGCTTCACCCCCGCGTCCACCATGCAGGACGCGCTCGAGCTCGCGTCCGACGTCGTCGGCCCCCGCCCCTCGATCACCCACCTTCACAACCCGCCCATCCTCATGGCCGACGTGACATGA
- the murF gene encoding UDP-N-acetylmuramoyl-tripeptide--D-alanyl-D-alanine ligase translates to MRWVAAEIAEIVGGTVTRGDPHATVERVTQDSREVDPDTPTLLVPLVADRDGHDFVAGSGATVALSSRPAPHLGVDGRILEADMTIVEVDDTTIALRELASAGRLRLDGRTIVGITGSVGKTTTKDLLAAVLAADRPTHASHRSFNNEIGVPLTVLNAPDDAEALVLEMGARGIGHIKDLCAIGRPTVGIVTAVGAAHTSEFGSVAGVIQAKGELVEALPSEANGGIAVLNAAQPAVVGMAERTDARIVTFGDGGDVHAVDVELDDELIPRFELVSPWGSATVVLGARGAHLVDNALAAATAALAIGVPIDAVVKGLSTPSLSPMRMSLVRSPRGTRIIDDSYNANPMSTEAALRSLLALPVDRGGRRIAVLGQMAELGDVSAAEHARIGALAHSLGVELIAVDAPAYLAELDRAAETVPAETVPAATEAADIPEALRQLATPSSGEPVGPDDVVLVKGSRVAELERLVDLLRE, encoded by the coding sequence ATGCGTTGGGTTGCGGCCGAGATCGCGGAAATCGTGGGCGGCACCGTCACGCGCGGCGACCCCCATGCCACCGTCGAGCGCGTGACCCAGGACAGCCGCGAGGTCGATCCCGACACGCCAACCCTGCTCGTTCCCCTCGTCGCCGATCGCGACGGCCACGACTTCGTCGCCGGCTCCGGGGCCACCGTGGCGCTGTCGTCGCGCCCCGCCCCCCATCTCGGGGTGGACGGTCGCATCCTCGAGGCCGACATGACGATCGTCGAGGTCGACGACACCACCATCGCCCTTCGGGAGCTCGCCTCCGCCGGTCGCCTCCGGCTCGACGGGCGGACCATCGTCGGGATCACCGGTTCGGTCGGCAAGACCACCACCAAGGATCTGCTCGCCGCCGTCCTCGCCGCCGACCGTCCGACCCATGCCAGCCATCGCTCGTTCAACAACGAGATCGGCGTGCCGCTCACCGTGCTCAACGCCCCCGACGACGCCGAGGCCCTCGTGTTGGAGATGGGGGCCCGGGGGATCGGCCACATCAAGGACCTCTGCGCCATCGGTCGCCCGACCGTCGGCATCGTCACCGCCGTCGGCGCCGCCCACACCAGCGAGTTCGGTTCGGTCGCCGGGGTGATCCAGGCCAAGGGCGAGTTGGTCGAGGCCCTCCCGAGCGAGGCGAACGGTGGCATCGCCGTGCTCAACGCCGCCCAACCCGCGGTCGTCGGCATGGCCGAGCGCACCGACGCTCGGATCGTGACCTTCGGCGATGGCGGCGACGTGCACGCCGTGGATGTCGAGCTCGACGACGAGCTCATACCCCGCTTCGAGCTCGTGTCGCCGTGGGGGAGCGCCACGGTCGTCCTCGGCGCCCGGGGCGCCCACCTCGTGGACAATGCCCTCGCCGCCGCAACCGCCGCCCTCGCGATCGGCGTGCCGATCGATGCCGTGGTGAAAGGGTTGTCGACCCCCTCGCTGTCACCGATGCGGATGTCGCTCGTTCGTTCGCCCCGCGGGACCCGCATCATCGACGACTCCTACAACGCCAACCCGATGTCGACCGAGGCCGCACTTCGTTCGCTCTTGGCCCTTCCCGTCGACCGCGGTGGCCGTCGAATCGCCGTCCTCGGTCAGATGGCGGAACTCGGCGACGTCAGTGCCGCCGAACACGCCCGCATCGGGGCGCTCGCTCACTCCCTCGGCGTCGAGCTGATCGCGGTCGACGCACCGGCGTATCTCGCCGAACTCGACCGGGCCGCGGAGACCGTGCCCGCGGAGACCGTGCCCGCAGCGACCGAAGCGGCCGACATTCCCGAGGCACTTCGTCAGCTGGCGACACCATCGTCCGGCGAGCCGGTCGGCCCGGATGACGTCGTGCTCGTCAAGGGATCCCGAGTCGCCGAGCTCGAGCGCCTCGTCGACCTCCTGCGGGAGTGA
- a CDS encoding HAD-IB family hydrolase, with amino-acid sequence MIREELNQTRIAVTGATGFLGTALVERLLRCAPDCELVLIVRPGRRGAQHRVDRDILRNDAFDRLRDEHQAAVDAGTTTETFDEMCARRVTGVAGDVGTDGLGLDDEGLAHLATCDLAIHSAATVSFDSALDDAVEVNLLGPTRFAQALQAAAEIRTEPTRTGRPPGEPAHLVAVSTCYVAGSRRGKAPEELVNDSPFFVDVDWRAEVDNARRARIANEQESRTPSRLQELRKEAHRQLGAAGTPALAEKVEQLRQRWVGEQMTDAGRARASSLGFPDAYAFTKSLGERALGESRGDVPVSIVRPSIIESALAEPVPGWIRGFRMAEPVIAAYARGLLVEFPGVPEGTIDVIPVDLVVATILAVAARGPEFDDQGNHTPDVVQIASGAANPLKYGQLVDLVQAWFTERPVYDEYNQPISIPDWSFPGRGRVSKQLKRARRALDLGERVLDTLPLRGKQADLGAELEERREQLERAGGYVELYGAYAECEAIYQLERLYRLWGSLDDDDRAEFVMDPVAVDWPTYINEIQLPSTVKQARLKMAPGRKVSVGRNERIRKNVLSPERQLAVFDLENTLIASNVVASYAWLATRRLDTPDRIRLTAKTIREAPTLLSLDRADRSDFLRYFYRRFDNAAVDRLDHDAMEMMSDLLITKSFPDGIRRVREHRRLGHRTLLITGALDLVVQPLRPLFDDIVAAEMTSVDGVYTGRLSSVPPTGEARYQTLVDYADEHDIDLRESVAYADSSSDLPMLEAVGFPVAVNAETKLAAIARKRGWLIEHWSKSAGAPNRVVPIGPRTHRGPIRNRRGIRA; translated from the coding sequence GTGATCCGGGAGGAGTTGAACCAGACGCGCATCGCCGTCACCGGCGCGACCGGCTTCCTCGGCACCGCGCTCGTGGAGCGGCTCCTGCGCTGCGCCCCGGACTGTGAACTCGTGCTGATCGTGCGGCCCGGCCGCCGTGGCGCACAGCACCGCGTCGACCGCGACATCCTCCGCAACGACGCGTTCGACCGGCTGCGCGACGAACACCAGGCGGCCGTCGACGCCGGCACCACCACCGAGACGTTCGACGAGATGTGTGCCCGCCGGGTCACCGGCGTGGCCGGCGACGTGGGAACCGACGGCCTGGGCCTCGACGACGAGGGCCTCGCGCACCTGGCGACGTGCGACCTGGCGATCCACTCCGCCGCGACGGTGAGCTTCGACTCCGCCCTCGACGACGCCGTCGAAGTCAACCTCCTCGGCCCCACCCGCTTCGCCCAGGCACTCCAGGCCGCGGCGGAGATCCGCACCGAACCGACCCGCACCGGCCGTCCGCCCGGCGAGCCGGCCCACCTCGTGGCGGTCTCGACGTGCTACGTCGCCGGCAGCCGTCGGGGCAAGGCGCCCGAGGAGCTGGTGAACGACTCGCCGTTCTTCGTGGACGTCGACTGGCGGGCCGAGGTCGACAACGCCCGCCGGGCCCGCATCGCCAACGAGCAGGAGAGCCGCACACCGTCGCGCCTCCAGGAACTCCGCAAGGAGGCCCACCGCCAGCTCGGCGCCGCGGGCACGCCGGCGCTCGCCGAGAAGGTCGAGCAGCTCCGCCAACGCTGGGTCGGCGAACAGATGACCGACGCCGGACGCGCCCGAGCGAGCTCGCTCGGCTTCCCCGACGCCTACGCGTTCACCAAATCGCTCGGCGAACGGGCCCTCGGCGAGAGCCGCGGCGACGTGCCGGTCAGCATCGTGCGGCCCTCCATCATCGAATCGGCCCTCGCCGAACCGGTGCCCGGCTGGATCCGCGGCTTCCGGATGGCCGAGCCCGTGATCGCCGCCTACGCCCGCGGCCTCCTCGTCGAGTTCCCCGGGGTGCCCGAGGGAACGATCGACGTCATCCCGGTCGATCTCGTGGTCGCCACGATCCTCGCCGTGGCCGCCCGCGGCCCGGAGTTCGACGACCAGGGCAACCACACGCCCGATGTCGTCCAGATCGCGTCGGGCGCCGCCAATCCGCTGAAGTACGGCCAGCTCGTCGATCTCGTGCAGGCGTGGTTCACGGAGCGTCCGGTGTACGACGAGTACAACCAGCCGATCTCGATCCCCGACTGGAGCTTCCCCGGCCGCGGCCGCGTGTCGAAGCAGCTCAAACGGGCCCGCCGCGCCCTCGACCTCGGCGAGCGCGTCCTCGACACCCTCCCGCTGCGCGGCAAGCAGGCAGACCTCGGTGCCGAGCTGGAGGAACGCCGGGAGCAGCTCGAACGGGCCGGCGGCTATGTGGAGCTCTACGGCGCCTACGCCGAGTGCGAGGCGATCTACCAGCTCGAGCGGCTCTACCGACTGTGGGGTTCGCTCGACGACGACGACCGGGCCGAGTTCGTGATGGATCCGGTGGCCGTCGACTGGCCGACCTACATCAACGAGATCCAGCTGCCGTCCACCGTCAAGCAAGCCCGGCTCAAGATGGCGCCGGGGCGCAAGGTGAGTGTCGGCCGCAACGAGCGCATCCGCAAGAACGTGCTGTCGCCGGAGCGCCAGCTGGCCGTCTTCGATCTCGAGAACACCCTGATCGCGAGCAATGTCGTCGCCAGTTACGCGTGGCTGGCGACCCGCCGGCTCGACACCCCCGACCGCATCCGCCTCACCGCGAAGACGATCCGCGAAGCGCCGACCCTGCTGTCACTGGACCGGGCCGACCGGTCGGACTTCCTGCGCTACTTCTACCGCCGGTTCGACAACGCCGCCGTCGACCGACTCGACCACGACGCGATGGAGATGATGAGCGATCTGCTCATCACCAAGTCGTTCCCCGACGGCATCCGCCGGGTGCGCGAGCACCGTCGGCTCGGTCACCGCACGCTGCTCATCACGGGGGCGCTCGACCTCGTGGTCCAGCCGTTGCGGCCGTTGTTCGACGACATCGTGGCGGCGGAGATGACCTCCGTCGACGGCGTCTACACCGGGCGCCTCTCGAGCGTGCCGCCCACCGGCGAGGCCCGCTACCAGACCCTCGTCGACTACGCCGACGAGCACGACATCGACCTCCGCGAGTCGGTGGCCTACGCCGACTCGTCGTCGGATCTCCCGATGCTGGAGGCCGTCGGCTTCCCGGTCGCCGTCAACGCCGAGACGAAGCTCGCCGCCATCGCCCGCAAACGGGGCTGGCTGATCGAGCACTGGTCCAAGTCCGCGGGCGCCCCCAACCGGGTCGTCCCGATCGGTCCCCGCACCCATCGCGGGCCGATCCGCAACCGAAGGGGCATCCGTGCCTGA
- a CDS encoding DUF1579 family protein, which produces MGDAHGDRTEADEARPPIAWGPEYTDVLEMMGTPLERPGVDPVLARMVGEWDVDGRWQVRTDRPALSMGGRMVNRWILDGRFLESDTFPTATASEPSSKVIYGADRRSEDYFAFAVNALHQQYDIEHGPHDPAADSLLLRGVEIVLPSRREIRFLRTIRFVGPDELQLSITYPEESDEDRLGGLTMSLRRRSEGSSDG; this is translated from the coding sequence GTGGGGGACGCACATGGTGACCGGACGGAGGCGGACGAGGCGCGGCCCCCGATCGCGTGGGGACCCGAGTACACGGATGTCCTCGAGATGATGGGAACGCCGCTCGAACGCCCGGGGGTCGACCCCGTCCTGGCCCGCATGGTCGGTGAGTGGGACGTCGACGGGCGCTGGCAGGTGCGCACCGATCGCCCTGCGCTGTCGATGGGCGGTCGGATGGTCAACCGCTGGATCCTCGACGGTCGGTTTCTCGAGTCGGACACATTCCCGACGGCCACCGCGAGCGAGCCGAGCAGCAAGGTGATCTACGGCGCCGACCGACGTTCCGAGGACTACTTCGCCTTCGCGGTCAACGCCTTGCATCAGCAGTACGACATCGAGCACGGGCCCCACGACCCGGCGGCCGACTCGCTCTTGTTGCGTGGCGTCGAGATCGTGTTGCCGAGTCGGCGCGAGATCCGCTTCCTGCGCACCATCCGTTTCGTCGGGCCGGACGAACTCCAGCTGTCGATCACCTACCCGGAGGAGTCGGACGAGGATCGCCTCGGTGGGCTCACGATGTCGCTTCGGCGCCGATCCGAGGGCAGCTCTGATGGATGA
- a CDS encoding TetR/AcrR family transcriptional regulator: MSTRERILAAALVAYGTGGYAATSLDALADQLGVRKQTILYYFPSKQALFDAVVDEAAADLVKLFDAEASRGLTGIAQVEAIVRRVFRLAVRRPELLGLVREVTRPGSAVAARLGGHVAPTFDRARDFLEREMDAGRLRRSDPSMLLLSLYSTVVGVATELEVQRALGMAPTLRATVGRRQELIRFLRAALAVEP, encoded by the coding sequence ATGAGCACTCGGGAGCGCATCCTGGCGGCCGCGCTCGTGGCCTACGGCACGGGCGGCTACGCCGCGACCTCGCTCGACGCGCTCGCCGATCAGCTCGGCGTGCGCAAGCAGACGATCCTCTACTACTTCCCGTCGAAGCAGGCGCTGTTCGATGCCGTGGTCGACGAGGCCGCCGCCGATCTCGTCAAGCTCTTCGACGCCGAGGCATCCCGCGGGCTCACCGGAATCGCCCAGGTGGAGGCGATCGTGCGCCGGGTGTTCCGGCTCGCCGTGCGCCGTCCCGAACTACTCGGCCTCGTGCGCGAGGTCACCCGTCCGGGATCGGCGGTCGCCGCCCGGCTCGGCGGTCATGTCGCCCCGACCTTCGACCGGGCCCGAGACTTCCTCGAACGGGAGATGGACGCCGGACGTCTGCGTCGGTCCGACCCGTCGATGCTCCTGCTGTCGCTGTACTCCACCGTGGTCGGGGTCGCGACCGAGCTCGAGGTGCAGCGGGCGCTCGGCATGGCGCCGACCCTGCGGGCAACGGTCGGTCGCCGCCAGGAGCTGATCCGCTTCCTGCGGGCTGCGCTCGCCGTCGAACCCTAG